The sequence AGGTCGGTTATAAAGGTAGCAGCTGTTCTGATTTACAACTAGCAAACCTGAGTGCTTTGACATTTACAAACCCCTTGACACTGCAGTATTCCATGTTAATGTCAATACTCCAAGCTCCCATTATATATGTCTCCTACAAAGGGTAAATGACATTCAGCTTTGGACATGAGAGCTTTGGCAAATATATCAGCATATTGAATTCTAAACCATAGCTGCATGTAATATTGGTATTCCAGGCAAGACACCGTAGTTGTATTGTGTTTGATCTTCTGCTGATTGTAGGCATGTTTCACAACTATAAAATAAATCTTTTGTATATCAGAGATAAAAAAACCATTGCTCAGGCAGATATTAGGATAGtgcttttgatttgttttgcaaAAAATGTATGTAACTTGCTAAAACATATAGAACCCTCAATGCCTGCTGCCATAAGCATCAAGGCAATTAGTATGTTTCAATCAATTCTTGCACCTTGTGACACCACTCTACAGGACATTTAGAAACATAGTAAGCAAAAGGACATttctgctctccaagcagaggtttaagGCTTCGGCTagtttttgatgtttttttaaagatatttttgttgggctttctattttgtcacgttttctttatgtcgccaagccaaagaTAAGAGTACAATTTTCTCTCTTTGCCCAAGCTGAGCTATAAATTACCCTGACACAAGTTCCAACAGCAACAAGCTTATAAGCATGTGTGAAGACGTTATTTGTTCTACTGTTCCTTAACAGCTAAAACTTTCTTCTTAAGTGGTGAGCCTgctgggaaatgcacttaagttgTCAAAGGATGCACCAAGGGGGTCTTTGCATAAGCAATCCAGCAAAATGGACTTCTGCAAAACATGGTCTTTAGTATAAAAACAGCTAGCTAGAACATGGCTTTTAACTtacataaacatgtacaatggaCTAGGACCAGCTGGCTAGAACATGGATTTTAACTTACAAAAACATTGTACTAGGACCAGCTAGCTTGAACATAACACAATATCTACAGGTAGATATCAAACAGTATGACTGACCTGTAGGAATCCCAGGTTGACAGAGAAGTGGTCCTGGTCAGTCTGAGTGACCCGTAGCTCCGGCCCGTGGAGGTCAGCAGGAAAATGGACGTGTCCAGCAGGATGGTGACGATGTTTGTTGTCTGTCGATGACTCTTCATCCACTGGACTCAATTTTTCCGCTCCAAACCGTACCTCTCTCGAAGGCTTCTTCAGATCATTTTGATCAGCTACTTCTgtcttgtcttcttcttctgagaACTGTACTGCAGTCTTGGGCATCTCTTGAGGATCTGTTACGATTTCCTTATCTGTTCCCACACACTTCACACCTTCTTTAAGGAGGGGTGGTCCTTTGTCTCTGGCCAGGACTTGAGCGTACACCATGAGGTGGACAGACTTTGTACCACAGTCGCCTGTGGTCAGTATGAGGTCCTCCTGTCAAGAACACAAATCAGCAAAGATtggttgtttctttctttttcattaaaaagattaaaaaataaTTTATGGTATAACTTCCAACTACTTGAATGTCGACAGATATGTTCTCTATGGGGTTGGGAACAAATTGAAGTTACACCATGCTGCTATTTAAGTTAAGTTCAATTTCAAGTTCAACCCAAGGTTAAATCCAATTTTACTGGACCTCTGGAAGGAGCAGCCAAGACCGACAGAGTATTTCCAGGATAAATGAaggttattcattcattcaacacaCTATATCATATGTGCCCATGCTCACTAACATGTGCTAGATGAAATCTGCCTCAGGTTTTTGAATTTGGGAACAGACTAAAACACAACCTATGTGAAATACCTACCTTGCAGATGCCCTCTGTAAGTGGATGAATCTCCAGACATACGGAGTGGCTGTCGTGTCCCTCCTCCTTTCCTGCGGTCTGTGGAGTGATCTCCCGTATCGTCACGACTTCAGAGTTCTGCAGGGGCGGGGCACACAGCTGCAGGCCGAACCTGTGCTGCAGGATGAACCGCGCCTCGTATCTGCGATGGATCTGTGAACAACACaatccaagaaattaaatcagaCAGGTGTGAGATAACCttacctccaagcagatttcCAAGGGGCAGGGGACAATATCAAATTGACTGACATAATTAGATTGGTCGACAGTATCAAATTGGCCCTGGTAATGCTGCTGTTATGGCCAACTATGCGACATGAGAGCTGGCAGGGTAGTGGCCGTGGGGCCAACCATTCAggtaacaaggctggactccagggtGGAAATCTGCTTGAGAATTAAGATAACCAGTATGGCAACTTGATTCAGCTATTTGCATTTTATGACAAAAAATCGTTTTCATTTACCAATTAGGCCACAGAAAAAACTGCTTAGAATTgatgtttaaaaaatcataGCAAGGACTCTGAGGCTTAGGATCAAGTTAGATATACATTTGAATCACCACTCTTCCAGGTTGAAATCTGGATGCCATGACATTTCTCACTAGGCATCTGGTTCCAATATTGGTTAATTGTTTTAACAAGAGAAGCCTCAGAAGGAAATTATGAAACAGAATATCCTTCAATCTAATACTTTGTACTTACTGCTACTCTTAATCAATATGTGGCATTCTCTGCTAATGCACTGGAATCAACATGGATTTGCTTTCTGGTTTGGCAGGTAATGGCAGTGAGCTTGTGCATCAAACGTTGTTACATTTGCCCTTGAGCTTCCACTTGGTTAAGTGTTATTGCAACTTTGGAAAATGAGCTGGCCTATCAGCCAATCATCATGTTCTGATGCACAGACATAATCCTACAAATGGTATGTTAATTTGTGGCATTCTATGCATATCATACCTTCATTGTTGCAAAATGTTGTGTTCCAACTTAGCTTCTACACAAGAATATAGgaaaagtaaaaaacaaaatCCTTTCTCAAACCGAATTGATTTTGCACCAGTTTCATAAtggttgaaccaaggaggttatataacctccttcaATGGTTGAACAGAGGTACTTGAGTAGAGTACTGTCGATATTACCCTTCCATGATGATGGCACTTCGACAGAATTCCATTAACTCTAATGTGTCTGGGTTACATTCTAAGCCTTACTAATTCATAATACACCCACTTCATCTTCTCCAAGATATGGTCTCAAATATCCTTGTATCGAGTAAGTCTGTGTAGCAATTCTTATTTGACCACAGCACATACACAGATGATCCaataataaaaaatgtttaCAATACAAGCATTTAATTTTTCCCCTTCATGCATAAAGACAATGTTTGAATTCTTAAAACAGGAATGTTGCTTCATGGACTGATTGATCATTGCATTTGGAACCTCTTCCTGTTTGGCAAGTAAATTAGACATTTGTATGCTTAAAACATATGCTAGTACTTAAACCCTTATGCTGCAGGTTTTAATTTGGGTCAGTCTGTTGAGCTTATCTCAATCATGGCGTCCCTGACACTTCCTGACTTAGGGAGAAGAAATGCTGTTCCAGTCCAATTCATGTAAGCATGTAACCTTGAAATGGCCGTAGGGTCTTGTTACGTGTGACCATTGATTGAGTACATGAGAAAAAAGATTATACACTGCAACTGTTGTCATGTACAACACCAACAGTTGTTATATATTTCTTCCTAATTGTAAAGAGAAAAGGCTACAATTTCGTACTGTTTAATACTGCTGTCGGGTTATGAGTGAATGCATAAATAATGTTGACCTGTAGAACTGGaataacaacaaactgccacccaTGACAGGTGGTAGGGTCACGCTTGTAACAACGTATACGTTATAATAGCCTTGCCATTAATAACAACTGAGCTGTTGAAGGTACCTGAAGGAATCCAACATGCACAAAGAAAGTGTCTGGTCCTTCCAGATCCACATAGATGTCGGGTCCGTGCACGTTCCGATCGGGGAAGTGAACGTGAATGTTAGGGTCGTGGTGGTGGCCAGGGCTTAAGATGGAGGACGTCTTGGTCTGTAAGGACTGCATGGCGTGCACACAGTCGCTGGGGTCCCCCGTGATTTCACCGTCGTTTTCCATGTTGGTTCGTGCCTTTTTGGCGGAATTGTCGCCCTGGGAGTCGAGGGAAAGGTCGCCGAGCGGTGAGCTTCTTTTGGGTCCGTCGTCCTCTTCCATTTCTTGATAACAAGGCTTTTACGTAAGGGACCTTGATCACATACACCACGTCCGCCACCACTCCCGCTGAGTACCAGCCGAACACAAACTTGAAGTACACTGAACTTTGCATAATTTCCGCCAGGAGGCGCTGTGAGATCACTGCGACCTCTGACCCGGTTGCCATGAAATCTCTCCGCCGTGGCAACGTTATTATTTGCACCACGTGACACCAGATATCCCGTTGGCCCTATCACTCTACCCTCGAAACGTTACATACGCATCCATATCACGAATATTTCTGTAGTGTACGGAATATATTTCACTCGAAATAATATCTTAATTCCTTTTCTTGTTCTAGAAAGATCAAAATTATTAAGAaatcttttttatttgttttgaagtcATTTTTATTTGGGTACTATTTTGTTGAGGGATAAGGCGGGAAGTGAGTGAAACGGTTTAATCGAGTATTTCGTTAGCACGGCCAGAGGTGCGTACACTGATGCAGTCACGAACATGGGGTTATATGTGAGCACCTTGTTTGCTTAGGGCGTTTTGGGACGACTTTGTGGCCCTGAAGAAGTCAAGGACGCGCGGCTTTGTGACGGTTACGTGACAGGAAGCGGGCAGAATCTCGTCCTGTGGGTTGTTTTGATGAAATCTGTGGTACGTGCCCTCCCACAGGTCTGGTCGGACATGTTGATGGTCGGAGGAAATAGACCATAAACACACCTGACTCGGATCAGCGACTTGATTATATATCCGACTTCTTACCTTCGACATGCTGAGGACCCACTCACCTGGATAGACAACCTTAAAAGGAGGAGTAAAGAAGACTCTCTGAAGCACTGTTGGGAGTGAAGTTTATTGTTGTTATAAAAACTTGACTTGTTTTCAAACATGGTTCGGTTAACGATAGACTTGATAGCACGGGTGAACACTCACACCAAGAGGAAACGTGACGAGCCACTGTCACAATACCTGCGAAGACTCACACATCTGTACTTCCAGGAGAGACATATCGATGAAATAGTAAGTAAAATAACTGATATACTCATTGTTGTGTTAATGATAATGACAATGCATTTAAGAAATCATTCAACATAAATGGATAAAATCTGATGCTTTCAATGAAGGAGAATCTTGTGCCTTACAAGAtcatgtatgatgtatcataCAGTTTAATTGGATACTTTGTCCACTGTATCCAAGTGGAATTTTTCTTAGACTGAATGATGCTTCTGGTGGATGTGTAGGATACTGTGACAAATTTCTTGAATATATAGAAATAATTCTCTTGATTGtagttattgttaatgttaggGGATTTCCTAATAGCTCTTAACATTTGTCCAACACTAACAGTTAGCCGCATAGCAACTCAACAGGGCCACTTTCACTACATTAGATTTGAATGTGGCCCCGTTGAGTCGACATCGCTAGTCTAACACATGCCTCTACTAGGTTTGTATTTTCATTCAATCATTTGTGTGAAAAATTCTGAGAGCTCTGAATCATATGTACCCTAGTCAAATTCTCCCTTGAGTCGGACTATGACTATGACATTCCTTTTCAGATTGTCGTCTACAGTCGGTCTCTGTGTGGTTGTCATATATAATGTACCTTgtaattgaaatacatgtaccaaccgCATAAAATGAGCTACACAACAATtcctagcctgaattcaatcaagcctcttgtgaccgctcgcaGCCCTGTaacccgcggggaggggagagaaacccccggacagctggagtttgcgttatacagactaaacaATTCCCTGTGGCCTATGTCAGTTTAAGCacattgtacagtgtacattgATAATGACACCAACACTTTTCCTTGACTGATGGATCAGAAATTTTATAACCCAGTTCAGTTGGTTTTACACAAAAGCAGGTCTGAGATTTGAGTATTGTTAGTTTGTCCCCAAGGATTACTCATAGAAATAAGTCAGACCTAGGCATTCATAATAAATCAATTATTTCGAGAGGTTTATTTGAGATGCCTTGTTGGAAGTTTGATTGCAATTGAATGCAACCCCAGCAACATGAGAATAGAAGTGCCTACTTGTCATTGACACAGTGCATTCAGAGAGAACAAgcacactctccaagcagggttagctccggcttgttttcaatgtatttttaggcatttttatcAGGTTTTCTATTCTGTCCGCCAGCccaaaagaaaacctgacaaaatagaaagcccaataAAACCCCCTAAAAAGATGTGGAAAACAAGTTGGAGCCAAAAgtctgcttgtagagtagtaCTAGAACAAGCCTGGATTGTGATGGTATTGATGTCATGATTTATTCATTAGTGTGAGAGGTGTGGCAGTCATGACAGGAACTGTGAACTCAGCCCCTCCCAATAGTTTACATAACAAATCT comes from Branchiostoma lanceolatum isolate klBraLanc5 chromosome 2, klBraLanc5.hap2, whole genome shotgun sequence and encodes:
- the LOC136428153 gene encoding uncharacterized protein, with protein sequence MEEDDGPKRSSPLGDLSLDSQGDNSAKKARTNMENDGEITGDPSDCVHAMQSLQTKTSSILSPGHHHDPNIHVHFPDRNVHGPDIYVDLEGPDTFFVHVGFLQIHRRYEARFILQHRFGLQLCAPPLQNSEVVTIREITPQTAGKEEGHDSHSVCLEIHPLTEGICKEDLILTTGDCGTKSVHLMVYAQVLARDKGPPLLKEGVKCVGTDKEIVTDPQEMPKTAVQFSEEEDKTEVADQNDLKKPSREVRFGAEKLSPVDEESSTDNKHRHHPAGHVHFPADLHGPELRVTQTDQDHFSVNLGFLQIHRTYQAKFTLRHSFGPCLSAPPLQSVYFTIKEIHHNVDSKADTEGNHQDSHTLVLEVCTEKDGVVKEELFLTTEEDATKKMWVELHARIMGKGKGTPLLKEGVRCTKVNVEEDSEISDWAGF